A portion of the uncultured Draconibacterium sp. genome contains these proteins:
- a CDS encoding histidine kinase — MNSYRKITLGRLIKNRVLQHILFWCLSFLILLNVLKVSAEVKQIDIIYTAVFHLPIVCVVYLNLNLIFPLFWERGFYLNYALGVIVLAAIGSGFYLLLFDSLIDYIFKGYYFIAYYSFWDISLFFAIYLFISSLLHLARSWFRAEELEKEKSQAELKALKSQVNPHFLFNSLNSIYSMARKESKEVPEKIVQLSNLMRHIIYESDADFITLEKEVEMLHNYIEMQNLRSIQNKIVFDTTGDIKDKKIAPFLFLPFVENSFKHGVKGGDDDVFVHIYFEVAGQVLYFEIENSKGMANDPFPDKYRGIGIENVKKRLDLIYPGQHKLKIIDNTDTFKVLLQVQLN, encoded by the coding sequence ATGAACAGCTACAGAAAAATTACACTTGGCCGACTTATTAAAAACAGGGTATTACAACATATCCTGTTTTGGTGTTTGTCATTTTTAATTTTACTAAATGTGTTAAAAGTATCGGCTGAAGTAAAACAAATCGACATAATTTATACGGCAGTTTTTCATCTCCCGATAGTTTGTGTTGTTTACCTTAATCTGAACCTCATCTTCCCTTTATTTTGGGAGCGGGGTTTTTATCTGAATTATGCACTTGGAGTAATCGTTTTAGCTGCTATTGGCTCAGGTTTTTACCTGCTTTTGTTCGATAGTCTTATCGACTATATTTTCAAGGGATACTACTTTATAGCATATTACAGTTTTTGGGATATTTCGTTGTTCTTTGCTATTTACCTTTTTATTTCAAGTTTGTTACACCTTGCCAGGAGCTGGTTCAGAGCCGAAGAATTGGAGAAAGAAAAGTCGCAGGCGGAGTTAAAAGCCTTAAAATCACAAGTTAATCCACATTTTCTTTTTAATTCGTTAAACAGCATTTACAGTATGGCCCGCAAAGAATCGAAAGAAGTACCGGAAAAAATTGTACAGTTGAGCAATTTAATGCGCCATATTATTTACGAGTCGGATGCCGATTTTATAACGCTGGAAAAAGAAGTGGAGATGTTGCACAATTATATTGAGATGCAAAATCTTCGCTCAATCCAAAACAAAATTGTTTTTGATACAACTGGTGATATAAAAGATAAAAAGATAGCTCCGTTTTTGTTTCTTCCATTTGTCGAGAATAGTTTTAAACACGGAGTGAAAGGGGGAGATGATGATGTTTTTGTGCATATTTATTTTGAAGTAGCGGGCCAGGTCTTGTACTTCGAAATTGAAAACAGTAAAGGGATGGCAAACGATCCGTTTCCGGATAAATACCGGGGAATTGGAATTGAGAATGTGAAAAAACGTCTGGATTTAATTTATCCGGGTCAGCACAAACTTAAAATTATCGATAACACAGATACATTTAAAGTACTTTTACAAGTGCAATTGAATTAG
- a CDS encoding LytTR family DNA-binding domain-containing protein, with amino-acid sequence MAKIKTLKCIIVDDEPLSQDVIRDFVEACPELELKGICNDALEAGQFLKQENIDLLFLDINMPKLSGISFVKSLKEPPLFILVTAYPEFALEGFEVDAVDYLLKPVSFERFRTAVNRVLERISLQESNIAQHLMVRANKKDYRLNFDEIIYLEAQGDYVRFVTETQSLMVHGRFKDFIAQLPKNLFGRIHKSYLVSLARVVYLEGNSVNIGDTKLPVSLSFKDEFIRKLNA; translated from the coding sequence ATGGCCAAGATAAAAACACTAAAATGTATAATTGTTGATGACGAACCTTTATCGCAGGATGTGATTCGCGATTTTGTTGAAGCCTGTCCTGAACTTGAGTTAAAAGGAATATGCAACGATGCACTTGAAGCCGGACAGTTTTTAAAACAGGAAAATATCGACCTGCTGTTTTTAGATATTAACATGCCTAAATTGAGTGGAATTAGCTTTGTAAAAAGTTTAAAAGAACCACCACTGTTTATTTTGGTTACTGCTTATCCCGAGTTTGCCCTGGAAGGATTTGAAGTTGATGCGGTGGATTACCTGTTGAAACCAGTATCGTTTGAACGTTTCCGAACGGCTGTTAACAGAGTGCTGGAGCGCATTTCGTTACAGGAATCAAACATTGCCCAGCATTTGATGGTACGTGCCAACAAAAAGGATTACCGGCTTAATTTTGACGAAATAATATACCTCGAAGCGCAGGGAGATTACGTTCGCTTCGTCACCGAAACACAATCACTAATGGTGCACGGAAGATTTAAAGATTTTATTGCGCAATTGCCTAAAAACCTATTTGGGCGTATTCATAAATCTTACCTGGTGTCGCTGGCTAGAGTGGTTTATCTCGAAGGAAATTCTGTAAATATCGGGGATACAAAGTTGCCTGTGAGCTTAAGTTTTAAAGATGAGTTTATAAGAAAACTTAATGCATAA
- a CDS encoding outer membrane protein transport protein gives MKKNILILLLTICVPIFTQAQDLLDALRYSNIQVSGTARAGGMGNAFGALGGDFTSISINPAGLGVYRSSELTVTPKFTYGKTEGNYMNTLMEDTKYNFALNNLSYVTVIPTASRSDVGLISVNLGIGYNRLKDFNSNSLMGASGVTSSFLDDLIENANGEDPNAGWSNFYEELAYYNADNQTGADLMYYDEDAQLWRSDIQINPFDENIQNHPVSQRKTISRSGSIDEYNFAVGLNFNHKVYLGATLGVTDIYYRESSTYEEWDNQGVIPNFVDMQFDSYLRTTGTGYNFKFGVIYKPINEVRLGASIHTPTFYDMHDFFHTAMYSRNDFEDNGVVDDSGLSPLNNYDYQLQTPLRATFSGAFVIAKKGLISIDYEYVDYSSAKLRKGGDGYGFASENQEIKNAYKSVGNIRVGGELRATNNLSLRAGYEYYPTAYKSTSLGNDQFKSNDELNVYSAGLGYRFSNFTFDIAYRLTDMMEYELPYAAPSSGYYPVPEAAAFDGSTHDVMFTLGFKF, from the coding sequence ATGAAAAAGAATATTTTAATCCTTTTACTAACCATTTGTGTGCCCATTTTTACGCAAGCACAAGACTTGCTCGATGCTCTCCGTTATTCCAATATTCAGGTTTCAGGAACGGCACGAGCGGGAGGTATGGGTAATGCTTTTGGTGCTTTAGGCGGCGATTTTACTTCTATCAGTATTAATCCGGCCGGTTTAGGAGTTTACCGTTCTTCAGAATTAACGGTAACACCTAAATTTACTTACGGAAAAACGGAAGGTAACTACATGAACACCCTGATGGAAGATACCAAATACAACTTTGCGTTGAATAATTTAAGCTATGTTACGGTTATTCCAACTGCTTCGCGCAGCGACGTTGGACTTATTAGCGTAAACCTTGGAATTGGATATAACCGCCTGAAAGATTTTAACAGCAACTCGCTTATGGGTGCCTCTGGCGTTACAAGTTCATTTTTAGATGATCTTATTGAAAATGCAAATGGAGAAGACCCAAATGCGGGCTGGAGTAACTTCTACGAAGAGTTGGCATATTACAATGCGGATAACCAAACAGGAGCTGACCTGATGTATTACGATGAAGATGCTCAGTTATGGAGAAGCGATATACAAATTAATCCTTTCGATGAGAATATTCAGAATCATCCTGTTTCACAACGAAAAACAATCTCTCGTTCGGGCTCGATTGATGAATACAATTTTGCAGTTGGATTAAATTTTAATCATAAAGTTTATTTAGGAGCAACTTTAGGTGTTACCGATATTTATTATCGTGAATCGAGCACCTATGAAGAGTGGGATAACCAGGGTGTTATTCCGAACTTTGTTGACATGCAGTTTGATAGCTACCTGAGAACAACAGGTACAGGATACAATTTTAAATTTGGGGTGATTTATAAACCGATAAACGAAGTTCGTTTAGGGGCATCAATCCACACACCAACTTTTTACGATATGCACGATTTCTTCCATACAGCCATGTATTCAAGAAATGATTTTGAAGACAACGGCGTAGTTGACGATTCAGGGCTATCTCCATTAAATAACTACGATTATCAATTGCAAACTCCTCTGCGTGCAACCTTTAGCGGAGCTTTTGTTATTGCAAAAAAAGGTTTAATTAGTATTGATTATGAATATGTTGATTATTCATCGGCAAAACTACGAAAAGGTGGCGATGGCTACGGATTTGCCAGCGAAAACCAGGAAATAAAGAACGCATACAAATCAGTTGGCAACATTCGTGTAGGTGGCGAATTACGTGCAACCAATAATTTAAGTTTGCGTGCCGGGTATGAGTATTATCCAACAGCATATAAATCTACCTCTTTAGGAAACGATCAGTTTAAATCGAACGATGAGTTGAACGTTTATTCAGCCGGATTAGGTTATCGTTTTAGTAATTTCACTTTTGATATTGCTTACCGCTTAACTGACATGATGGAATATGAACTGCCATACGCAGCACCTTCATCAGGCTATTATCCGGTACCTGAAGCAGCTGCTTTCGATGGATCAACACATGATGTAATGTTTACTTTAGGATTTAAATTCTAA
- the proS gene encoding proline--tRNA ligase, protein MAKELTSRSENYSQWYQDLVIKADLAENSAVRGCMVIKPYGYAIWEKMQAELDRMFKETGHVNAYFPLFIPKSFFSKEADHVEGFAKECAVVTHYRLKNDEENGGVVVDPDAKLEEELIVRPTSETIIWNTYKNWIQSYRDLPILCNQWANVVRWEMRTRLFLRTAEFLWQEGHTAHATKEEAIEETEKIINVYANFAENFMAVPVIKGLKSANERFAGALETYSIEALMQDGKALQSGTSHFLGQNFAKAFDVTFATKEGKEDYVWATSWGVSTRLMGALIMAHSDDNGLVLPPKLAPFQVVIVPIYRKEEQLAEITEKVDEIIAKLKAKGISVKYDDRDTRKPGWKFAEYELKGVPVRLAMGPRDLENGTVEVARRDNLTKEVTSLDNIDEYVENLLEDIQKNIFRKAYDFRAENTRKVDTWEEFKEVLNTKGGFISAHWDGTPETEDLIKNETKATIRCMPLEYEEEEGVCIYSGKPSKRRVLFALAY, encoded by the coding sequence ATGGCGAAAGAATTGACCTCGCGCAGCGAGAATTATTCACAATGGTACCAGGATTTGGTAATTAAAGCAGACCTAGCCGAGAATTCAGCGGTTAGGGGATGTATGGTTATAAAGCCTTATGGCTACGCCATTTGGGAGAAAATGCAGGCCGAACTCGACCGTATGTTTAAAGAGACCGGGCACGTAAATGCATATTTTCCGCTTTTTATACCAAAATCTTTTTTTAGTAAAGAAGCCGATCACGTTGAAGGCTTTGCAAAAGAGTGTGCAGTAGTAACTCATTATCGTTTAAAGAACGACGAGGAAAATGGTGGTGTGGTTGTTGACCCGGATGCCAAACTCGAAGAGGAACTGATTGTACGACCGACTTCTGAAACCATAATCTGGAATACGTATAAAAACTGGATTCAGTCGTATCGCGATCTGCCAATCCTTTGTAACCAGTGGGCAAACGTTGTTCGTTGGGAGATGCGTACCCGTTTATTCCTGCGTACTGCAGAGTTTTTGTGGCAGGAAGGTCACACGGCTCATGCCACAAAAGAGGAGGCAATTGAGGAGACTGAAAAGATTATTAATGTATATGCCAATTTTGCCGAAAATTTTATGGCCGTTCCGGTTATAAAAGGTTTAAAATCGGCCAACGAGCGTTTTGCCGGTGCATTGGAAACTTATTCTATCGAAGCGTTAATGCAGGATGGAAAAGCATTGCAGTCGGGAACTTCACACTTCCTGGGGCAGAACTTTGCCAAAGCTTTTGATGTAACTTTTGCAACGAAAGAAGGAAAAGAAGATTACGTTTGGGCAACATCATGGGGCGTTTCAACTCGTTTGATGGGAGCGTTAATTATGGCGCACTCTGATGACAATGGTTTGGTGCTTCCTCCAAAATTAGCTCCGTTCCAGGTTGTAATCGTTCCTATTTACCGAAAAGAGGAACAACTGGCAGAGATCACTGAAAAAGTGGATGAGATTATCGCCAAACTGAAAGCAAAAGGTATTTCGGTTAAATATGACGACCGCGATACACGTAAACCGGGATGGAAATTTGCGGAATACGAATTAAAAGGTGTGCCGGTACGTTTGGCAATGGGACCACGCGATTTGGAGAACGGAACCGTTGAAGTTGCCCGTCGTGACAACCTGACAAAAGAAGTTACTTCGCTTGACAATATCGACGAGTACGTAGAAAATTTGTTGGAAGATATTCAGAAAAATATTTTCCGGAAAGCCTACGATTTCAGAGCAGAAAATACACGAAAAGTGGATACCTGGGAAGAGTTTAAAGAAGTGTTGAATACCAAAGGTGGTTTTATCTCTGCACACTGGGATGGCACTCCTGAAACCGAGGATCTGATTAAAAACGAAACCAAGGCAACCATTCGTTGTATGCCGCTGGAATACGAAGAGGAAGAAGGTGTTTGTATCTATTCAGGCAAACCTTCAAAACGCAGAGTATTATTTGCATTAGCTTACTAA
- the pepT gene encoding peptidase T: protein MEKVVERFINYAKQYTTSDPKSKTYPSTDRQLFFMKKLVEELKEIGLSEVEMDKYGYVTATIPAKGVSESPVVGFISHVDTSPDFSGESVDPQILENYDGCTIYLKNKVCIDPKQFPELLNYKGQDIITADGTTLLGADDKAGVAEIVTAAEMLLNATDIQHGKIRIAFTPDEEIGKGTDYFDVKKFGADFAYTLDGGEIGELEYENFNAAGATIKIKGLSVHPGSAKNKMINALLVAHKLVAMLPPTQRPEHTEKYEGFFHLISMNGGVDEAELQYIIRDHDKTKFEEKKQFLTEVVKLINIEYGKEIAELKMEDQYYNMREKVEPVKYIIDIAEKAMIDAGVEPKIKAIRGGTDGARLSYDGLPCPNIFAGGHNFHGPFEFVPIPSMLKSVEVILNIAQAVGKVKK, encoded by the coding sequence ATGGAAAAAGTAGTAGAACGATTTATCAATTACGCAAAACAATACACCACTTCCGACCCGAAAAGCAAAACTTACCCCAGTACCGACCGCCAGTTGTTTTTTATGAAAAAACTGGTAGAGGAACTGAAAGAAATAGGATTGAGTGAAGTGGAAATGGATAAGTACGGTTACGTAACAGCAACTATACCAGCCAAAGGAGTTAGCGAAAGTCCGGTGGTTGGATTTATATCGCATGTAGATACAAGCCCTGATTTTTCGGGAGAAAGTGTTGATCCTCAGATTTTGGAAAATTACGATGGTTGCACCATTTATTTGAAAAACAAGGTTTGTATTGATCCAAAACAGTTTCCGGAACTATTAAACTACAAAGGACAGGATATTATTACTGCCGACGGAACAACGTTGTTGGGCGCCGATGATAAAGCAGGCGTGGCCGAAATTGTTACAGCTGCTGAAATGCTTTTGAATGCAACAGATATTCAGCACGGTAAAATACGTATCGCTTTTACTCCCGACGAGGAAATTGGTAAAGGAACCGATTATTTTGATGTGAAAAAATTCGGAGCTGATTTTGCCTACACTCTTGATGGTGGAGAGATTGGCGAGCTGGAGTATGAAAACTTTAACGCGGCCGGAGCAACGATTAAAATTAAGGGTTTGAGTGTGCATCCCGGATCGGCGAAAAACAAAATGATCAACGCTCTGCTGGTAGCACATAAGCTTGTTGCCATGCTGCCTCCAACACAACGTCCGGAACATACGGAGAAATATGAAGGTTTTTTCCATCTAATTTCAATGAATGGTGGTGTTGACGAAGCCGAGTTGCAATATATCATTCGCGACCACGACAAAACTAAATTCGAAGAGAAAAAACAGTTTCTTACCGAAGTGGTTAAACTGATCAATATCGAATACGGAAAAGAAATTGCAGAGCTGAAAATGGAAGACCAGTACTACAACATGCGCGAAAAAGTGGAGCCGGTAAAATACATTATTGATATTGCAGAAAAAGCAATGATTGATGCCGGTGTGGAGCCAAAAATTAAAGCAATTCGCGGTGGTACCGACGGCGCACGACTTTCATATGATGGACTGCCTTGTCCGAATATCTTTGCCGGTGGTCATAATTTCCACGGGCCGTTTGAGTTTGTTCCTATTCCTTCGATGCTTAAATCGGTTGAAGTAATTCTGAACATCGCACAAGCCGTGGGGAAAGTGAAAAAGTAG
- the tilS gene encoding tRNA lysidine(34) synthetase TilS, whose protein sequence is MFDQFITNIKQKQLIKSGEKVLLAISGGIDSMVLLHLFERTGFEYGIAHCNFRLRGAESDGDEAFVHEQVEQHGTPAHFETFDTKEYASLKGISIEMAARELRYEFFERIRKEYEYDYIVTAHHQDDLIETFFLNLSRKTGIRGLTGIKEKKGKLIRPLLFASREEIEKYASENFIPYREDSSNSEVVYQRNFLRHKILPLFSELNPAFKKNFMASVDNLKAAYDVYENAIGNEIQQVLTKENGQTVVAISALQNSSHPKTVLLEILSGYGFNASVVDAVYQSLDTLSGKQFFSKTHRLVKDRDALFIQELKDDEDRVYYIEEDDMELFAPFDISVERVDANDFTIIKDSNIGCIDIDEVQFPLLMRKWQQGDYFQPLGMTGFKKVSDFFIDQKMPLHEKENTWLLCSGKKIVWIMGYRLDNRFKVTDATQKVLKLKIG, encoded by the coding sequence ATGTTCGATCAATTCATTACCAACATCAAACAGAAGCAACTGATAAAGTCAGGGGAAAAAGTTTTGCTGGCTATAAGCGGAGGGATTGACAGCATGGTGCTGCTGCATTTATTTGAGCGTACGGGTTTTGAATATGGTATTGCTCATTGTAATTTTCGTTTGCGTGGTGCCGAATCGGATGGAGACGAAGCATTTGTGCACGAACAGGTTGAGCAACACGGAACACCGGCACATTTCGAAACTTTTGATACAAAAGAATACGCATCGCTAAAAGGTATTTCAATTGAAATGGCGGCGCGTGAGCTGCGTTACGAGTTTTTTGAGCGCATCCGAAAAGAGTATGAATACGATTATATAGTTACGGCACATCACCAGGATGACCTGATAGAGACATTCTTTTTGAACCTGTCGCGGAAAACGGGTATCAGAGGCCTGACCGGAATAAAGGAGAAAAAGGGAAAACTGATACGTCCGCTATTGTTTGCAAGTAGAGAAGAGATTGAAAAATACGCTTCTGAAAATTTTATTCCTTACCGGGAAGATTCCAGCAACAGTGAAGTCGTCTATCAACGTAATTTCTTGCGGCATAAAATTCTTCCTTTATTCTCAGAGTTGAATCCGGCGTTTAAAAAGAATTTTATGGCCAGTGTCGATAATCTGAAAGCTGCTTACGATGTTTATGAAAATGCCATAGGAAATGAAATTCAACAAGTGCTGACCAAGGAAAACGGGCAGACTGTTGTTGCGATATCAGCGTTACAGAATTCATCGCATCCTAAAACTGTTTTGTTGGAGATTCTTTCCGGCTACGGTTTTAATGCCAGTGTTGTGGATGCGGTTTATCAAAGTTTGGATACACTTTCAGGCAAACAATTCTTTTCGAAAACACATAGGCTGGTAAAAGATCGCGATGCTTTATTTATTCAGGAATTAAAAGATGATGAAGACCGCGTTTACTACATCGAAGAGGACGACATGGAATTATTCGCCCCTTTTGATATTTCGGTTGAACGTGTGGATGCCAATGATTTTACCATCATTAAAGACTCGAATATTGGTTGTATCGATATTGATGAAGTGCAATTCCCGCTGTTAATGCGCAAATGGCAACAAGGCGATTATTTTCAGCCGCTGGGGATGACCGGTTTTAAAAAGGTAAGCGACTTTTTTATTGACCAAAAAATGCCGCTGCACGAAAAGGAAAACACCTGGCTGTTATGCAGTGGTAAAAAAATCGTTTGGATTATGGGGTACAGGCTCGATAATCGTTTTAAGGTAACCGATGCCACCCAAAAAGTCTTAAAATTAAAGATAGGGTAG
- a CDS encoding VOC family protein, which yields MQSNAVGWFEVPVTDMDRAIKFYETVLDIKLDRNQMGPLDMAWFPMTDESYGSAGSLVCHPEFYQPSAEGVVIYFTAHSGDLSNELSRVDEAGGKVLQPKTKISDEYGFMALLIDSEGNRIALHSRE from the coding sequence ATGCAAAGTAACGCAGTAGGCTGGTTTGAAGTGCCGGTTACCGACATGGACCGGGCCATAAAATTTTATGAAACAGTATTGGATATCAAACTCGATCGCAACCAGATGGGGCCGCTGGATATGGCTTGGTTTCCAATGACAGATGAAAGTTACGGATCTGCAGGTTCGCTGGTGTGCCACCCCGAATTTTATCAGCCGTCGGCCGAGGGAGTAGTGATTTATTTTACCGCACACTCGGGCGACCTGAGCAACGAACTTTCACGCGTTGATGAAGCCGGTGGCAAAGTGCTGCAGCCCAAAACAAAAATATCGGACGAATACGGTTTTATGGCGTTGCTTATCGACAGCGAAGGGAATCGGATAGCTTTACATTCAAGAGAATAA
- a CDS encoding AraC family transcriptional regulator has protein sequence MSDLRLLFYVAPLIIILFWTINISIGAFQKKQLFKLPLILFFLDSLLAVFESGIFYFGKMDLFKVLYLPAVFVSLSMFPLFFIYISTLVDNKKFIPRFWLKHLSFPFINALFAFVVLIVFMDANQRNEFFHQTLVFKEGAHGIQKFAFYMDDVFRKIFLVTAIFYYAITDRKIRQHKARLHSYFSNTYENEITWFPTLRISFFLTLISAFVYFSVQRYSTLDLWLIPAISHTLLSIFFWIIGYYGNLQNEIKLHIPENTAGMDNATISDEIFVDIDKKMEESMSAQMIFLKEDLTLPELARHIGTNRSYLSRYFNEHLKQSYSLYINAKRIEYACKLMLESEEDLVLSAIYEKCGFNSNASFYRWFKDICKMSPQKYLEEMR, from the coding sequence ATGAGTGATTTAAGACTGCTTTTCTATGTAGCTCCGCTAATTATTATTTTGTTTTGGACGATTAATATTTCAATCGGTGCTTTCCAAAAAAAGCAATTGTTCAAGCTGCCTTTAATTCTGTTTTTTCTCGATTCGTTGCTGGCCGTTTTTGAAAGTGGCATTTTCTATTTCGGGAAAATGGATTTGTTTAAAGTTTTATATCTGCCGGCAGTGTTTGTCTCTCTTTCAATGTTCCCGTTGTTTTTTATTTACATCAGTACATTAGTCGATAATAAAAAATTTATACCTCGTTTTTGGTTAAAACATTTATCGTTTCCGTTTATTAATGCACTGTTTGCTTTTGTTGTACTTATTGTTTTTATGGACGCTAATCAACGGAATGAATTTTTTCATCAGACTTTGGTGTTTAAAGAGGGCGCCCACGGAATACAAAAGTTTGCATTTTATATGGATGACGTTTTTAGAAAAATATTTTTGGTAACGGCCATATTTTATTATGCCATAACCGACCGGAAAATACGTCAACATAAAGCGCGACTGCACAGTTATTTTTCCAATACCTACGAGAATGAAATAACCTGGTTTCCAACGCTTCGGATAAGTTTCTTTTTAACACTTATTTCGGCATTTGTATATTTTAGTGTACAACGCTATTCAACACTCGATTTGTGGTTAATTCCGGCAATTAGTCATACTTTGCTAAGCATCTTTTTCTGGATTATTGGTTACTACGGAAACCTGCAAAACGAAATAAAGTTACATATTCCTGAAAATACTGCAGGTATGGATAATGCAACCATATCTGATGAAATATTTGTTGATATTGATAAAAAGATGGAAGAATCTATGTCGGCACAAATGATATTTCTGAAAGAGGACTTAACATTGCCGGAACTGGCTCGGCATATTGGCACTAACCGATCGTATCTGTCGCGTTATTTTAACGAGCACTTAAAACAAAGCTACAGCTTATACATAAATGCAAAACGTATTGAATATGCTTGTAAGCTGATGTTGGAGTCGGAAGAAGATTTGGTATTAAGCGCTATTTACGAAAAATGCGGATTTAACTCGAATGCCAGTTTTTATCGTTGGTTTAAAGATATTTGTAAAATGTCGCCGCAAAAATATCTGGAAGAAATGCGGTAA